One stretch of Methanomassiliicoccales archaeon DNA includes these proteins:
- a CDS encoding UxaA family hydrolase — protein sequence MNAKAIKIDEKDNVATAIAEIKKGEIVIVKGKVEEQIKVIQDIPFGHKFATSLIEKGANVVKYGEVIGKATSMIQVGEHVHVHNIESLRGRGDLVRGVLEG from the coding sequence ATGAATGCGAAGGCGATAAAGATTGATGAGAAAGATAACGTGGCCACTGCAATTGCTGAGATTAAAAAAGGGGAGATAGTTATAGTCAAAGGTAAGGTTGAGGAACAGATTAAGGTAATCCAGGATATTCCTTTTGGCCACAAGTTTGCGACGTCATTGATTGAAAAGGGAGCGAATGTTGTCAAATACGGCGAAGTCATCGGAAAAGCAACCTCTATGATACAGGTAGGGGAGCATGTTCATGTCCACAACATAGAAAGTCTGAGAGGGCGAGGAGACCTTGTTCGCGGAGTTCTCGAGGGTTGA